From one Sphaeramia orbicularis chromosome 9, fSphaOr1.1, whole genome shotgun sequence genomic stretch:
- the znf703 gene encoding zinc finger protein 703, which produces MRDPPGGPKPLLRSQSPERSAADASGDPERIRAERPSVSTLTSCPSPLDPSRQAKRLPIRIVKMLTAHSGHLLHPEYLQPLTSAPVSIELDAKKSPLALLAQTCSQIGKPDPPSSSKLASLSSASLGDKESSSRSSKSGEQHQSLEDKSSFKPYSKSAGECRKDVLVTKGPSDKTSFRVPNGSSNGSSASCPSFPPHAQSPSSSSPPLHTHSQPHRQSHSPSTQPPSHSQAQHMDSKPGGSEQASSDNNNNNSAGKKDSDTAKSGMDGPQLANSSHMRASANSSNASSASSPRPESKSDPQASSQPGLGSGHIAPVSPFKPGHSVFPLPPASMGYHGSIVGAYAGYPSQFVPSLDPTKSSLGLGLPGKHPSSSPLTGASPPSLMQGLCRDPYCLTYPNAPHLGGSNCSTCVHDPSSLKSGFPLVYPSHHLHSLHSNSLSSSTTPSLSHPLYTYGFMLPNEPLPHACNWVSVGGPCDKRFATSEELLAHLRTHTALPGMVDSKLLSAYPSSVSSTASCHLHLPPPSSPGTLPSSFSLRGSPGLGLARYHPYSKSHLPGAPGLPMPSIPSSSAYYSPYALYSQRLGSASALGYQ; this is translated from the exons ATGAGAGATCCCCCCGGTGGACCTAAACCCCTTTTACGCAGCCAGTCCCCGGAGCGCAGCGCCGCCGACGCCAGCGGTGATCCAGAGCGGATAAGAGCGGAACGTCCGTCCGTGTCCACACTCACGTCTTGTCCCTCTCCTTTGGATCCCTCCCGTCAGGCTAAAAGGCTTCCCATACGGATCGTAAAGATGTTGACGGCGCACAGCGGCCACTTGCTGCACCCGGAGTACCTCCAGCCCCTCACATCCGCGCCAGTCAGTATTGAA CTGGATGCCAAGAAGAGTCCTTTGGCTCTGCTGGCTCAGACCTGCTCTCAAATTGGCAAACCAGACCCCCCCTCTTCTTCCAAGTTGGCCTCACTCTCCTCAGCCAGTCTAGGAGACAAGGAGTCCTCCAGTCGATCCTCCAAATCTGGAGAGCAGCACCAGTCCCTGGAGGACAAGTCCAGCTTCAAGCCTTACTCCAAATCAGCAGGCGAGTGTCGTAAGGATGTTCTGGTGACAAAGGGGCCTTCAGATAAAACCTCTTTCAGGGTGCCAAATGGAAGCTCTAATGGTAGCAGTGCATCGTGTCCGTCCTTTCCTCCCCATGCCCAGTCGCCCAGTTCCAGCTCCCCTCCCCTGCACACTCACAGCCAGCCCCACAGACAAAGCCATTCCCCCTCCACACAGCCCCCTTCACACTCCCAGGCCCAGCACATGGACAGCAAACCTGGAGGCTCAGAGCAGGCCAGCTCggacaataataacaacaatagtgCGGGCAAAAAAGACTCTGATACAGCTAAGTCAGGGATGGATGGGCCTCAGTTAGCCAACTCCAGTCACATGCGGGCCAGTGCCAACTCCAGTAATGCCAGTTCTGCCAGCAGCCCACGGCCCGAGAGCAAGAGTGACCCGCAGGCCTCATCGCAGCCCGGACTGGGCTCTGGGCACATTGCCCCAGTGTCTCCTTTTAAACCAGGACATTCTGTCTTCCCTCTGCCTCCTGCTTCCATGGGCTACCATGGCTCCATTGTTGGGGCCTACGCTGGCTATCCCTCTCAGTTTGTTCCCAGTTTGGATCCTACCAAGTCTAGTTTGGGGTTAGGACTTCCAGGGAAGCACCCCAGCTCCAGTCCTCTAACTGGAGCCTCTCCTCCATCCCTGATGCAGGGCTTATGTCGGGACCCGTACTGTTTGACTTACCCCAACGCCCCCCATCTAGGAGGCAGTAACtgctccacctgtgtccatgATCCTTCAAGCCTTAAGTCTGGTTTCCCCCTGGTTTACCCCTCACACCACCTTCACTCCCTGCACTCCAACTCTTTGTCCTCCAGCACCACCCCGTCCCTGTCTCACCCTCTCTACACCTATGGGTTCATGCTTCCTAATGAACCGCTGCCCCATGCCTGTAACTGGGTGTCTGTTGGAGGTCCCTGCGACAAGCGTTTTGCCACGTCGGAGGAGCTGCTGGCCCACTTGCGCACCCACACAGCTCTGCCTGGGATGGTGGACAGTAAGCTATTGTCAGCCTACCCCTCCTCTGTTTCATCAACAGCCTCCTGCCACCTCCATCTGCCCCCACCGAGCAGTCCAGGTACTCTGCCCAGCTCCTTCTCCCTCCGAGGCTCTCCCGGCCTGGGCCTGGCCCGCTACCACCCTTACAGCAAATCCCACCTGCCTGGAGCCCCGGGGCTTCCCATGCCGTCCATCCCCTCCTCTTCAGCCTACTACTCCCCCTACGCCCTCTACTCTCAGAGACTGGGCTCAGCCTCCGCTCTTGGATACCAGTGA